From the genome of Arthrobacter russicus:
CGCAGCAGCATCCGCGCTCCGGCAGCCAAGTCGCGTTCCCCGGTCGCTTCGAGGAGTTCGGCCCGATTGGGTTTGAGCAAATCCGCCCCGGCGCTCGCCGCGGAAAGCAGCCCGCCGCCCGAAGCATCCACCACTGCGGGGATTCCGGCATGCCGGGCCAAAGCCACCAGTCCCGGATAGAAATCCGCCGGCGCTCCTTCCGGCAACGAACCCGACCCCACCAGCACCGCCGCCCCCGGCAACTCATCGGCTACCGCCGCGGCCAAGGCCTGCCATTCGGCGGGCAGCAGCGACGCGCCGAACTCATTGAAGATGCTGGTTTCGCCGTCCGTTTGGTCCACCAGGGCAATGGTCCGCCGGGTTGCCGCGCCGACCGGGACCAGGCGGTGTTCGATCCCGCCCAGTCCGGCGGCGAGTTCCGTACCGGTGTCGCCGCCGGCCGTGGCGACTGCGCGCACCGGGACACCCTGGCCGTGCAGCACCCGGGCCACATTGATCCCTTTGCCGCCGGCCCGCAGCAAGGGCGGGCGCACCCGATGCGATCCACCGGGGACGATGCCGGCCACTTGGTAGGTCAGATCGATTGCCGGATTAGGGGTCACCGTCACGATCATCGGGTTGCCCCGGAAGCTGCGAGCCACTCGGCCCGCCGTTGGTGGGCTTTCAGCGCCGATCCGATCAGACCGGCATTCTGGCCCAATGCCGCCCGAAGCAGCTCGGGCCTCGGCTGGAAGCTCAGCAGCTCATCGATCCGGCGACTCAGCGGGAGCATCAGGTCGTCCCCCGATTCGGCCAATCCGCCGCCCAGCACCACTTTGCTGGTGCCGATCATGGCAACCGCCTGAGCGATCGAAAAGGCCAAGGTCTGCACGGCGTCGGCCCAGACTTCTCCGGCCGTGGCGTCGCCCTGTTTGGCCAAGGCCAGGACCTCCCGGGCTCCGCCGTCGAATCCCGGCGTCCGGGCCGCATAGCGTTTGGCGATCGCGCCGGCCGAACCGGTGCCCTCCACGATGCCGAGCCCGCCGTCCGGGTGCGGCGCCAAGGCATGGCCCACCTCGCCGGCATAACCGCCGGCTTTGAGCCGTTGCCCGTCGACGTAGAGCGCGGCCGCGATTCCGGTGCCCACGACCAGGATCATCGCGTTGTCCGCGTGCCGCGCGGCGCCGAGCGCCACCTCGGCGTCGCCCGCGGTCCCGACGTCGTGGCCGAAGGCGACCGGCAGGCCGAGCCGGTCTTCCAGTACCGCCCGGAACGGGAATTCCCGCCAGCCGAGATTCGCCGCATAGACCCCGACGCCGCGCACTTCGTCTACCAGACCGGGCACAGTCAGCCCGACCGCTTCGATCCGGACTTCCGGATGCTGCGATTGGTAGCGCTGCACCAGCTCGGCGAGGAAATCGACCAGGACCTCCCCCGGGCGTCCGGGGTCCAATGCCGTACGGAAGCGCTGGATGTCGACGATCTCCGGGATCTGCCCCGGATCGGCTCCCAGCACCAGGCCGGCCTTGGTATCAGTGCCGCCGACGTCGAAAGCCAGTACGGCGGATGTGTTCTCCATACGAAAAGTCTAGGTGCGGCTCAGTCGTCCAGGATCACCGAGCGGCTCAGATGACGCGGCAGATCAGGGTCCAAGCCGCGGACCCGGGCGCGCTCCAGGGTCAGCTGGTGCACCTTGACCAATTCCGCCAAAGGGTGCAGCTCGCCGCCGAGGAACTCGGCCCCGGTGCGGGCCACTTCCTCGGCCAACCCGACCGGCGCCGGGCCGAAGATCCAGGTCGCCCGGCCCGGTGCGGCGATCGAGATCGGACCGTGCCGGTACTCCATCGCCGGGTAGGACTCGGTCCAGCCTTGGACGGCTTCGCGCATTTTCAGCCCGGCTTCGTGCGCCAGACCGATGGTCCAGCCGCGGCCGAGGAAGGTGAACTGTTCCGCCGCGATCAAGGATTCCGCGAGCTCTTCGTCCAGTACCTGCCGGGCTTGCGCCACGGCGAGCGTCAGGTCCAGGCCGAGGCTGCTCAACAGGTAGCTCAAGGCGGCGGTCGCGAACCGGGTCTGCACCACCGACTTCTCGTCCGCGTAGGAAAGCCCGATCACGGTATCCGCGAGTTCAACCGCCGGCGACGAGGTATCCCCGACGATCAGCGTGGTCGGTACCTTGCCGCGGAAATCGCGCAGGATTTCCAGTACCTCGGTCGTGGTGCCGGAACGGGTCAGCGCGATGATCGCGTCGTAATCCCGGTCCAGGTTCGCCTCCGAAGCGGCGTAGGCATCGGTCAGACCCAGCCCCGCAGCTTCCCGGGCAGCCGCATAGCTCTGCGCCATGAACCAGGACGTGCCACAGCCGACGACGGCGACTTTGGCGCCGTGCGGCGGCAGCAGGTCCTCCCGTGCGGACTGGGCAATGGCCTGCTCCCAGACATCCGGCTGGCTGCGAAGTTCTGCCTCCATGAAGGCACCGGTACGGACAAGGTAATCAGTCATAGGAACATTCTCCTGGTTCGGCTAGCAAAAGCTACTGCGAAGATATCACGCGATGATGTTTCCTGACGCAATCATCTACATTGCGATCATCTCAATACCTTAATTCAATCATTTTTTTGATTGAAACCTCTTGTCGCGCCATCGCTACTACGGCAAGATAGACGCAACCCCGGATCTGCATAGTGCCTGCACATCCGGTTCACACGGTTGGCAAAGCAGCCGCTGGACGCACACTCGACGAGGAGAGCAAGATGCCATTGGGGTCAGCAGAGCGCAGATTGAATCCGCACAGTCCACATCAGCACCGTCCACATCAGCACCGTCCAGCCGCGGTATCCAGAAGCCGCAGGCTGGTCGCCGCATCCGCCGCCGGTGCCCTGGCCCTGGGCGGGCTCGCCGCCGGCGGCCTGGCCTCGGCCGCTCCGGCCACCGCCCAGGATCCGGCCGGAGCCGAAACCATCAGTTCCGATGTGCTCAGCGTCCAGGTCTCCACCGCATTCCCGCAGGCACTCAAGTACACCCAATCGGCTACCGGCAAGAGCCTGACCGGGGCCACCTCGGTGGCATCCTCGCTCACCATCAACGGAACCGATCAGCCGGTCCAGGTGACCGCCACGGAATCCGATCCGAAGACCATGTCCTACGTTTTGACGCCGGGCAACCTCAGCGGTGTCTCGCTGGAGGCCAAGCTCGCGGTGGACGGCTCGGTGGTGACCTTTTCAGTCACCAAAATCACTGACACCGCGCAGAACCGGGTCAATAACCTGCAGATCAAGAACCAGGATCTGGTCACGGTTTCCTCGACCGAGCCCGGAGCAACCGTCGCGTCGGCTGTGATCTCAGTGGACCGCGCGGTTTCCGGAGACACGATCACCCCGATCACCGCTGGCACTCCGGTCGATGCGGCGGCCAAGAAGGCGAATCTCTCGTTGGCCAGCACGGATCAGCTGGCCGCCGCCTTCGATACCAATTCGCTCTATGATTCGAACAGCCCGAATGCCAGTTCGGAAGGCGGCCGATTCTGGCGGCAAGCCGTCTCGGACGCCGCCGGCGGAGTCAAAATGGGCGTTTCCTCCGGCGCTTGGCTCTACCGGGCTGCCGGTTCCAGCCAAACCGAGGAGCTGCCCTGGAGCAGGGTGGTGATCGGAGCCGATGCCAATGCCGACGGCACCGTAGATTGGCAGGATGCCGCCATTGCCTACCGGAGCATCGAGCGGAAGCCCTTGGGCAGCGCCGATGTGAAGAACCGGGTGATCACGCATATCCCGTTCAATTTCGCCAGCCAAGCCACCAATCCGTTCCTGCGCACCCTGGACAATGTGAAACGGATTGCCGCGGCAACCGACGGCTTGGGCCAGATGGCGCTCCTGAAGGGCTACACCTCGGAAGGCCATGATTCGGCGAATTCCGACTTCGGCGGCAACTACAACGAGCGGGCCGGCGGCTTGGCCGATATGAACAGCCTGCTCAAAGACGGCGCAGCCTATGGTGCGACCTTCGGCGTGCACATCAATGCCACCGAAGTTTATCCGGAGGCGAATTCGTTCAACGAAAACATCACCAGGCAACCGCTTCAGCGCAACTGGAACTGGTTGGACCAGGCCTACTTCATCAACCAGAACTGGGATATCGGCTCGGGGAGTTTGGAAAACCGGGTCAAGCAATTGCGCAGCGAAGCCGGACCGAACCTGACCATGACGTATGTGGACACTTACTACACCCCGGGTTGGGCCGCGTACCGGACCCAGAAGGCGCTCAATGACTCCGGGTTCAGCGTGACCTCGGAATGGTCGAACAGCTTGGCCACGAACACCACCTGGTCGCACTGGTCCGCCGATGAGAATTACGGCGGCAGCGGCAACAAGGGCATCAATTCGCAGATCCTGCGCTTCGTGGGCAACAGCACCAAAGACACCTGGAACCCGGACCCCCGGTTGGGCAATGCGCAGGTCAAGGAGTTCGAAGGCTGGACTGGCCAGAACGACTACAACGCCTTCAGCAAGAACATCTGGACCACCAACCTGCCCACCAAGTTCCTGCAGCAGCAGGAGATCACCAAATGGACCCCGGACCGGATCGACTTCACCGGCGGGCTCAGCGTCACGGGCAGCAACGCCGGCAACCGGGTGATCAGCCAGGACGGCAAAACCGTGCTGAACGGCAGCAATTATCTGCTGCCCTGGTCCGCCGATCCAGCGCAGTTCGGACCGGGCGCCGCGAACGATCCGGGCCAGGAAAAGCTTTACCATTACAGCGCCAACGGCGGCACGAGCACCTGGCAGCTCACCGGGGACTTCGCCAAAGCCAGCTCGCTGACCATGTACCGGCTCACCGACAACGGGCGGGAATCGCCGCTCGTGGTTCCGGTGGTCAACGGCTCGGTCAGCCTGGTGGCACTGCCGAACCAGCCGTATGTGTTGGTCCCGGTCCCGGCGACTACCACCGTACCGGCCGCGAACTACGGTGCGGGCACGCCGTTCCAGGACCCGGGCTTCAATGCCGGGAACCTGCAGGCGTGGAACCCCACCGGGGGCGCCTCGATTGAGCGGATGGACAAGGGCCAGCTCGTCGCCAAGCTGGGACCGCTCGGCTCCAGCATCTCGCAGCAGCTGGCGCCGCTGCAGGCCGGCACCTACTCGGTGAGCGCCTGGGTGGAGATCCAGCCTGGCCAGAAACGCCCGACGACGTTGAGCGTCACCGGAGTCGGAGCTGCGCCGGCCAGCGTGACCGTGGATCAGTCCGGTGCCCGGAACCAGGTCGGGGCGGATGAGAAGCGGGACAGCTACTTCCAGCGGCTCCGGGTCTTGATCGATGCCAAAGCTGGCGACACTCCGCAGCTGGCCATCTCTGCGCCCCCAGGCGCAGCCAGTGTCCGGATCGACGACGTCCGCGCGGTGCGCACCGAGCGGGTGCCCAGCACCGGGGTGCTCTCGGAAGATTTCGAGAACACCGACCAGGGCTGGGGGCCGTTCGTCAAGGGCGACGCCGGTGGCGTCAACGATCCACGCACACATATCGCCAAACGCAATGAGCCGTACACCCAGGCCGGTTGGAACAACAAGACCACCTCGGATGTGCTCGGCGGAGATTTCTCCTTGCACAGCCATCAGGAGAACGCGGGTCTGGTCTACCGGACCAGCAACTACACGGTGCCGATGCAGCCCGGCCGGCAGTACAAAGTGTCCTTCGACTACCAGGCCTCGGAAGCCGGCACCTACCAATGGGTCTCCGGTTACGACAACACCGGCCGGACGGTACAGACCAGCGCTACGCCAATCGGTGTGGCTACCCAGACGACCCGTTGGACGCAAACCATCAACGCGAGTTCCTGTGGTGCGAGCTGGGTCGGCTTGCGGAACGTCAATGCGGGCAAGGGTGAGTTCTCCCTGGACAACCTGCTGGTCGAAGACCTGGGCCCGTCCACCGAGACCCCGGCCTGCGCGTCCTTGGCCGTGGTTTCCGGCCAAGACGTGATCGAGCCTGGTGCCGTGAACCGGTTCACGAGCACCTTCACCAGCACCGAGTCGGCGCCGATCAGCAATCTGGCCGTCTCGCTTGGCCTGCCCGAAGGCTGGAAGGCCACCGCGAAAACCCCGGCGACCGCGGCGACTCTGCCGGCAAACGGCAGCCTACGGACCGACTGGGAGGTCGAGGTGCCGGCCAGCTCCGAGGGTGATTTCACGGTCACCTCGAAAGCCGACTACCGCACTACCGCAGACCCCATCGGGGACCGCACAACAACCGCCCAGGTCGACGTCAACACCTTGCCCGCCCCACCCAACAAGGACACCTACGCTTCGGACATGAAGTGGATCGGCACTCCGGCCAATGGCTGGGGACCGGTGGAACGGGACCAGGCGAATGGCGAGCAGGGCCAGGGCGACGGGCCGCCGTTGACCCTCGGCGGCAAGGTGTACACCAAAGGACTCGGTGCGCACGCCGCCTCGAACATCCGTTATTACGTCGGTTCCCAGTGCTCGGCGTTCACTGCGGTGATCGGCATCGACGACATCCAGAAGCCCCGCGGCCAAGCGGTTTTCTCGGTGGTCGGCGACGGCAGCACGTTGTACACCTCGCCGGTGATGAAAGGCGGTGCGGCCCCGGCAACCATTTCGGTGCCGCTCAACGGGGCGAAATACGTCGAGCTCAAGGCCGATGTGGTCGGCGGAAACAACGGGAATGCCTGGGCGGATTGGGCCGATGCGAAGTTCTTGTGCAGCGCGCCGGTGGCCCCGCTGAACTTGCAACCGGAGCTTTCAGTCGATCCGAGCACCCTGCTCCCCGGCACCGGGCTCACGGTGCGGGTAGCGGATCTGGCCCCGGGCAGCGAACTGAAAACCGAGCTGCGCTCCGATCCGGTGGATCTGGGCAGCGCCACCGCGGGTCCGGACGGCGTGGCCAGCTTGCCGGTGACCATACCGCTGGGCACCGCCGTAGGCGAGCACCGGATCGTGGTCAGCGGCACTGACAAGAACGGCCTCGCAGCAACCGGGGCGCGGTCGGTGAAAGTCATCGCGGCACCCACCGGCAGCGATGCGGCCGGCACCAGCAATACCGCAGGCAACAGCAGCGGAAGCAGCAATGGCACTTCCGGCGCCGGTGCCAACGGTGCCGGAACCAACGGAATTGGAAACAGTGACGCTGGAACCAATGGCGCCGGGACGGCGGGCAGCAACGGCAATACCGTGGCCGAGATCAAGTCCGGAGCCGATCCGGCCGGCGGCGAATTGGCGCTGACCGGCGTCGGCGCCTGGCTGGCGCCTCTGGGCGTGGCCCTGCTGCTCGTACTCAGCGGCGTGGCCGCTCTGGCGGTCCGCCAGCATCGCGGCCGCCCGTGATCGGTTGACGCACTGAGCATGCTCAAGGCGGCGCAGTCCCTTCCGGGCTGCGCCGCTTTTCGCGTCGGGTGCCGCGGTTGGCTGCCGGAGGCGGAGACTCCCTAGGATGGTGGCATGGCACGGCCCAGGAAACTCGACCACGACGCGACGCTCGATGCCATTGTCGACGAATTCTGGGGCAGCAGCTACGCCGCGACGTCCACCGAAGACCTCTGTGCCCGCACCGGACTGTCCCGGAGCAGCCTCTACAACGCCTTCCCGAGCAAGCCGGCAAGCTATCGGCTGGCTCTGGCCCGCTATGGCGACGCCAAAGCGGCGCAGCGGCAGCACTATGCGCAGCTGCCGGGCACCGGCCGCGACGTGCTGCGGCATCTGATGTCCGAGGTCGTCGCGGAACAACAAGGCCAAAGCGATCGCCGGTCCTGCCTGGTAGTGAACGCCTGCGTGGAACTGGTCGCCGCGGACCCGGCCGAATCGGCCCGGGTGATCAGCACGGTGCTGGCTCTGGTTTAAGCCCCCGCAGCCGCCGCGCGGCCGCCGACGACTTGCCGGCCGGCCCGCCAGACCGCTCTGGTCAACGGCACCCCCGGCCGGTAGGCCAGGTGGGTCGCACTGGGTGCCGCCAACAGCTGCAGATCGGCCCGGTGCCCGACCGCGATCGAGCCGACCGCGCGGTGCCCGTCGAGGTCTTCACCCACATGCCGCCGCAAGGCCAATGCGCCGCCCCAAGTAGCCGCCCGGACCGCTTCATGCACGCTGAGCCCCATCTGGAGCACCGCCGTGGTCACGCAATACGGCATCGAGGTGGTGAACGAGGTGCCCGGATTGCAGTTCGCGGCGAGCGCCACCGGAACGCCGGCGTCCAACAACCTCCGGGCCGGCGCGAGCGGTTGCCGGGTGGACAAATCGCAGGCCGGCAAGCAGGTGGCCACGGTGCCCAACCCCGTTCCCGGGAGCTCTCCGGCCGGCGCACCCGCACCCCAGGTCCCAGCGAGCGCAGCGACGTCGCCGTCCTCGAGGTAATTGAGATGGTCCACGCTGGCCGCGCCGAACTCCACGGCGAGCCGCACCCCGGGCCCCGGCCCGAGCTGGTTGCCGTGCACCCGCAAGCCCAGGCCGGCCGCTTGGCATGCGGCCAGCACCCTGCGGGATTGCGCCTCGTCGAAGGCTCCGCGTTCGCAGAACACATCGGCCCAGGAGACCCAGGGCCGGACTGCCGCGAGCATCGGGCCGCAGACCAAGTCGGTGTACTCATCCGCGTCCCAACCCGCAGGTACCAGATGCGCACCCAGGAAGGTCACTTCATCGGCGACCCGGGCCGCAATCCGGGCGCTCCGCCGTTCGTGCTCGACGTCGAGCCCGTAACCGGTCTTCGACTCCAGATAGGTGGTGCCCTGGGAAACCGCTTCGACGACCCGTTGCCGGGCCAGGGATTCGAGCTGCGCATCGGAGCTCTCCCGGGTCGCCCCGACGGTGACCGCTATGCCGCCGGCGGCATAGCTCTGGCCTGACATCCGGGCTTCGAACTCCGCGGTCCGGTCTCCGCCGAACACCAGATGATTGTGCGAGTCGACCCAACCGGGCAGCACCGCCTGGCCGGCCGCATCGGTGACCGCATCGGCCGCGGGCGCCTGGGCCGCTGGTCCGATCCAACTGATCCGCTCGCCTTCCAGGACCAGTGCGGCGTCCCGGAGCACCCGGTGCTCCGGATCTTGGGTCATCAATTCGCCGATATTGGTGATCAGTTCACTGGTCTTAATTGGTTCACTGGGCATGGCATCTCCGGTCATCAGAGTACTTCGAGTTCCGCGAACGCTTCGGACAGCAATTTCGCCGGATCGCCGAGCTCGGCGTGCAGCCCGGCGGCCGCGATCTCCCGGCCGGAGACCTGCACGCTGAGCACGTCGGCAGCGGTCGCGGTCATCGGCAACTGGTCGCCGGCCGATCCGACGGTCCGCACCGAATCCAGGTCCAGTTCGACCCGGTCCCCGTACTCCGGCAGGCCCAGGCTGCGCAGACCGCCGTCGTGCGCGAACCCGAGCAATTGCTCCGGGCCGAATCGGCCGCGGATTCCGCTGCGCAGCCGCTCGCCGTATTCCAGCGAGCGCATTTCCAGCCAGGGATCGACGACGGCGTGCTGGTCGCTGCCCAGTGCCAGCTGCACCCCCGCAGCCAGGAGTTCGTGCGCCGGGCCGATCCCGTCGGCCAAATCGGCCTCCGTAGTCGGGCAGAAGACCGCAGTGGCCCGGGCCGCGCCGAGCAAGCCGATGTCCTCGGCACTCAGGTGGGTGGCATGCACCGCGGAGAGCCGGGAGCCGAGCAACCCCGAGTCGGCCAGCAATCCGGTGGGCGTCATTCCGGTAGCCGCCAGGCAATCGGCATTTTCCCTGGGTTGCTCGGACAGGTGGATGTGCAAGGCCAGTTCAGGATCCAATTCCGCGGCGATGATCCGCAGCTGCTCCGGCGGCACGGCACGCACCGAGTGGATCGCGGCGGCCACCTGGACCTGCTCCGGATCGAACTCCCCGGCCACCGCGGCGCGCAGCGCGGCGAGCCGCGCCAGCCAGCTTGCGGCATCGCCGTCGCTGAATCGCCGCTGGGTCGGATTGGCCGGGATCCGGCCGTCCCGGCGTTGCAGGTCGAAGCCGCCGTCGAGGTAGCAGGTGTCCAGCAGCACCAGCCGGATGCCGGCCTTCCGGGCGGCCCGGGCCAGCGCGAACTCCATCTCGTGCTGCGGATACCGCGAACCATCCGGCCGATGGTGCAGGTAGTGGAATTCGCCCACCGCGGTGTACCCGGCAACCACCATTTCCGCGTACACCGCGGTGGCCAGCTGCTCGTAGAGCTCCGGAGTCAGCCGATCGGCTGCGCCGTACATCTGGTCCCGCCAACTCCAGAAATTTCCGGATCCGGCATGCGTGCGGCCGCGCAGCACCCGGTGGAAAGCGTGCGAATGCGCGTTGACCGCGGCCGGGAAAACGGCCGTCACAGCAAGCCCTCCAGGACATCGGCCAGCGCCGTGGCGGCGTAATCTGCGTCGGCTTCCTCGACCTGTTCCTGCGGCGAATGCGAAATTCCAGTGGGGTTCCGGATGAAAAGCATCCCGGACGGTACCACCGAAGCCAGGATTCCGGCGTCATGCCCGGCACCGGTGTCCAGCACCGGGGCGCCCGGCAATAGCGCCTGCAACCGCCGCTGCAGACCCATGTCGAAACCGACCGTCGGGCTCAGCGACTCTTCGGCGAGGCTCACCGTGCAGCCTTCGTTGGCCGCCGCGATCTGGGCCTGGCCGTGGATCTTCTGCACGATCGCAGCAGTGACCGCGTCGTCCGGATGCCGGACGTCCAACCAGAGCTCCACCTTCGATGCGATCACATTCGTGCCACCGGGAATCGGCAGGATCCGGCCGACCGTGGCCCGGGCCCCGTCCCG
Proteins encoded in this window:
- a CDS encoding TetR/AcrR family transcriptional regulator; the encoded protein is MARPRKLDHDATLDAIVDEFWGSSYAATSTEDLCARTGLSRSSLYNAFPSKPASYRLALARYGDAKAAQRQHYAQLPGTGRDVLRHLMSEVVAEQQGQSDRRSCLVVNACVELVAADPAESARVISTVLALV
- a CDS encoding endo-alpha-N-acetylgalactosaminidase family protein, with product MPLGSAERRLNPHSPHQHRPHQHRPAAVSRSRRLVAASAAGALALGGLAAGGLASAAPATAQDPAGAETISSDVLSVQVSTAFPQALKYTQSATGKSLTGATSVASSLTINGTDQPVQVTATESDPKTMSYVLTPGNLSGVSLEAKLAVDGSVVTFSVTKITDTAQNRVNNLQIKNQDLVTVSSTEPGATVASAVISVDRAVSGDTITPITAGTPVDAAAKKANLSLASTDQLAAAFDTNSLYDSNSPNASSEGGRFWRQAVSDAAGGVKMGVSSGAWLYRAAGSSQTEELPWSRVVIGADANADGTVDWQDAAIAYRSIERKPLGSADVKNRVITHIPFNFASQATNPFLRTLDNVKRIAAATDGLGQMALLKGYTSEGHDSANSDFGGNYNERAGGLADMNSLLKDGAAYGATFGVHINATEVYPEANSFNENITRQPLQRNWNWLDQAYFINQNWDIGSGSLENRVKQLRSEAGPNLTMTYVDTYYTPGWAAYRTQKALNDSGFSVTSEWSNSLATNTTWSHWSADENYGGSGNKGINSQILRFVGNSTKDTWNPDPRLGNAQVKEFEGWTGQNDYNAFSKNIWTTNLPTKFLQQQEITKWTPDRIDFTGGLSVTGSNAGNRVISQDGKTVLNGSNYLLPWSADPAQFGPGAANDPGQEKLYHYSANGGTSTWQLTGDFAKASSLTMYRLTDNGRESPLVVPVVNGSVSLVALPNQPYVLVPVPATTTVPAANYGAGTPFQDPGFNAGNLQAWNPTGGASIERMDKGQLVAKLGPLGSSISQQLAPLQAGTYSVSAWVEIQPGQKRPTTLSVTGVGAAPASVTVDQSGARNQVGADEKRDSYFQRLRVLIDAKAGDTPQLAISAPPGAASVRIDDVRAVRTERVPSTGVLSEDFENTDQGWGPFVKGDAGGVNDPRTHIAKRNEPYTQAGWNNKTTSDVLGGDFSLHSHQENAGLVYRTSNYTVPMQPGRQYKVSFDYQASEAGTYQWVSGYDNTGRTVQTSATPIGVATQTTRWTQTINASSCGASWVGLRNVNAGKGEFSLDNLLVEDLGPSTETPACASLAVVSGQDVIEPGAVNRFTSTFTSTESAPISNLAVSLGLPEGWKATAKTPATAATLPANGSLRTDWEVEVPASSEGDFTVTSKADYRTTADPIGDRTTTAQVDVNTLPAPPNKDTYASDMKWIGTPANGWGPVERDQANGEQGQGDGPPLTLGGKVYTKGLGAHAASNIRYYVGSQCSAFTAVIGIDDIQKPRGQAVFSVVGDGSTLYTSPVMKGGAAPATISVPLNGAKYVELKADVVGGNNGNAWADWADAKFLCSAPVAPLNLQPELSVDPSTLLPGTGLTVRVADLAPGSELKTELRSDPVDLGSATAGPDGVASLPVTIPLGTAVGEHRIVVSGTDKNGLAATGARSVKVIAAPTGSDAAGTSNTAGNSSGSSNGTSGAGANGAGTNGIGNSDAGTNGAGTAGSNGNTVAEIKSGADPAGGELALTGVGAWLAPLGVALLLVLSGVAALAVRQHRGRP
- a CDS encoding formimidoylglutamate deiminase — encoded protein: MTAVFPAAVNAHSHAFHRVLRGRTHAGSGNFWSWRDQMYGAADRLTPELYEQLATAVYAEMVVAGYTAVGEFHYLHHRPDGSRYPQHEMEFALARAARKAGIRLVLLDTCYLDGGFDLQRRDGRIPANPTQRRFSDGDAASWLARLAALRAAVAGEFDPEQVQVAAAIHSVRAVPPEQLRIIAAELDPELALHIHLSEQPRENADCLAATGMTPTGLLADSGLLGSRLSAVHATHLSAEDIGLLGAARATAVFCPTTEADLADGIGPAHELLAAGVQLALGSDQHAVVDPWLEMRSLEYGERLRSGIRGRFGPEQLLGFAHDGGLRSLGLPEYGDRVELDLDSVRTVGSAGDQLPMTATAADVLSVQVSGREIAAAGLHAELGDPAKLLSEAFAELEVL
- a CDS encoding 1-phosphofructokinase family hexose kinase — protein: MIVTVTPNPAIDLTYQVAGIVPGGSHRVRPPLLRAGGKGINVARVLHGQGVPVRAVATAGGDTGTELAAGLGGIEHRLVPVGAATRRTIALVDQTDGETSIFNEFGASLLPAEWQALAAAVADELPGAAVLVGSGSLPEGAPADFYPGLVALARHAGIPAVVDASGGGLLSAASAGADLLKPNRAELLEATGERDLAAGARMLLRLGAHRVLVSNGAEGMLGFESGRPGQLSARLPQPLVGNPTGAGDAAVAGAASVLAAGELDLRVLLCRAAAWGSAAVLMPGAGEISPDWQELESDLIVEELS
- a CDS encoding amidohydrolase family protein; translated protein: MPSEPIKTSELITNIGELMTQDPEHRVLRDAALVLEGERISWIGPAAQAPAADAVTDAAGQAVLPGWVDSHNHLVFGGDRTAEFEARMSGQSYAAGGIAVTVGATRESSDAQLESLARQRVVEAVSQGTTYLESKTGYGLDVEHERRSARIAARVADEVTFLGAHLVPAGWDADEYTDLVCGPMLAAVRPWVSWADVFCERGAFDEAQSRRVLAACQAAGLGLRVHGNQLGPGPGVRLAVEFGAASVDHLNYLEDGDVAALAGTWGAGAPAGELPGTGLGTVATCLPACDLSTRQPLAPARRLLDAGVPVALAANCNPGTSFTTSMPYCVTTAVLQMGLSVHEAVRAATWGGALALRRHVGEDLDGHRAVGSIAVGHRADLQLLAAPSATHLAYRPGVPLTRAVWRAGRQVVGGRAAAAGA
- a CDS encoding SIS domain-containing protein translates to MTDYLVRTGAFMEAELRSQPDVWEQAIAQSAREDLLPPHGAKVAVVGCGTSWFMAQSYAAAREAAGLGLTDAYAASEANLDRDYDAIIALTRSGTTTEVLEILRDFRGKVPTTLIVGDTSSPAVELADTVIGLSYADEKSVVQTRFATAALSYLLSSLGLDLTLAVAQARQVLDEELAESLIAAEQFTFLGRGWTIGLAHEAGLKMREAVQGWTESYPAMEYRHGPISIAAPGRATWIFGPAPVGLAEEVARTGAEFLGGELHPLAELVKVHQLTLERARVRGLDPDLPRHLSRSVILDD
- a CDS encoding ROK family protein; this translates as MENTSAVLAFDVGGTDTKAGLVLGADPGQIPEIVDIQRFRTALDPGRPGEVLVDFLAELVQRYQSQHPEVRIEAVGLTVPGLVDEVRGVGVYAANLGWREFPFRAVLEDRLGLPVAFGHDVGTAGDAEVALGAARHADNAMILVVGTGIAAALYVDGQRLKAGGYAGEVGHALAPHPDGGLGIVEGTGSAGAIAKRYAARTPGFDGGAREVLALAKQGDATAGEVWADAVQTLAFSIAQAVAMIGTSKVVLGGGLAESGDDLMLPLSRRIDELLSFQPRPELLRAALGQNAGLIGSALKAHQRRAEWLAASGATR